The genome window AAAATAAGGTAACACACCATAGAATACTTTCTGGAATGGCTTTCCCATTTCCCGCCAAAAAATACGGCCTCATGTTTTGTGAGATGTGGCTTGCACTGGGAAATATAAGATGGAGGGTGTGTGTTACGGGGAGTTGTTAGATGGCGTGTGATGATTGGAAAAGCCGATTTCAAGCGAGAGGTATCAAGCAACACGCGAGCGCCCAAATGGGAATCGTTCTTAATTATGAAATAAGTCCGTGACCTCCTGAGAGCCTGCCCACGCTGTTTACTTCTTGAAGCTTACATCCAGAGCCAGCATCAAGCGACGTACTGTTGTAGGCGACCACAGACCGCCACGGGCTGTGTAGATACCCTTTGTGTTCAGACAGTCAGCAAGAGACTGAAGTGTGTTCACGCCTCTGTACAGACACTGCTCAACGTGTGTTCCAACCAACGTGTGGTGGGCTTCCTGCTTGACTGCTTTGACTGCATTCATGTTGGTGGTGTTGCCTTTGATACGTCCCTTGGAAAGCGCCTGTGAGCGACGTTCCACTTTAGCTAAGCTCTCTTCACAGCCACTGTCTGCACGCTCCTGTAGCGCCTTCAAGGCGTCTTTTGTACGCTGGCTGATGAATGCACGTTCCTGTTCTGCCAAGGCTGCAAACAAGTGCAGTTGAAACTTGTCAGCTTGCGGCATGGTTGCCACCTTGAAGTCAACACGCTTCATCAAGCTGGCTATGTGCTCAACGTCCCGTGACAAACGATCAAGCTTAGCCACCACCAGAGGCAAACCCTGTGCAATCGCCTTGGAGCATTCAGGACGTTCTAGGGGCGGTGTTGTACCAGAGATTGTTTCAGAGAATTCAGCTACCACTGTCCAACCATTTTGCTTGGCTGCTGTTTCAATGTACGAACGTTGAGCCTCAAGACCTAGCCCACTCTCGCCTTGACCTTTGGTAGAAACCCTGATGTAAGCAACAACGTTCATTGTCTGTATTCCTGTTTACTCTGTGTGGTTGTCATTCTACACGTCACAAACACATATGACAAATGTCTGAACGACCATTACCAGAAATGACAAACAATGATTACACAGTGTGTCAGCTCACACCTACGGTGTTATGTCAACAGGATTAATTGCTTGTGTTCTATTTGTTGTGTGTTTGTTGGGAATCCTCTTGACTGGACACACCTTTGTATGAGCGACCTTTGAGAGTGTGAGCTTCGATGTGCCAAGGCACGGTGCTTTCGCATCAAGAGGATTACCACTTGAGAATGTATCCCAATACAAACACAAACATATCCATCA of Pseudomonas fluorescens contains these proteins:
- a CDS encoding recombinase family protein; amino-acid sequence: MNVVAYIRVSTKGQGESGLGLEAQRSYIETAAKQNGWTVVAEFSETISGTTPPLERPECSKAIAQGLPLVVAKLDRLSRDVEHIASLMKRVDFKVATMPQADKFQLHLFAALAEQERAFISQRTKDALKALQERADSGCEESLAKVERRSQALSKGRIKGNTTNMNAVKAVKQEAHHTLVGTHVEQCLYRGVNTLQSLADCLNTKGIYTARGGLWSPTTVRRLMLALDVSFKK